From Cryobacterium sp. GrIS_2_6:
TGCGGCCCGTCGGCGCGCCGTTGCCGTCGACGCCGACCCCGATCGAGGTGTGTCCTGCCGGGTCGTAGACGACCACGTCGGCATCCGCCCCCGGCTGGATCACGCCCTTGGTGCCGTAGAGGCCGAACATCCGCGCCGGGGTCGTCGAGGTCAGCTCGACCCAGCGTTCGAGGGTGATCCGCCCCTCGACGACGCCCTGGTAGAGCAGGTCGAGCCGGTGCTCGACCGAGCCGATGCCGTTCGGGATCTTCGAGAAGTCGCCGAGGCCGAGGTCCTTCTGGCCCTTCATGCAGAACGGGCAGTGGTCGGTCGAGACGAGCTGCAGTTCGTTCGTGCGGAGGCTCTGCCAGAGCTCCTCCTGGTGCCCATCCGCGCGACTGCGCAGCGGCGTGGAGCACACCCACTTCGCGCCCTCGAAGCCGGGGGCGCCGAGGTTCTCCTCGAGGGAGAGGTAGAGGTACTGCGGGCAGGTCTCCCCGAAAACGTTCTTGCCGCGGGAGCGGGCCGCCGCGAGCTGCGCGACGGCCTGCTTCGCGCTGACGTGCACGACGTAGAGTGGTGCCCCGGTGAGGTCGGCGAGCATGATCGCCCGGTGGGTGGCCTCCTCCTCAAGCTGCCAGGCCCGCGCTATGCCGTGATAGTACGGGTCGGTCTTGCCCTCTGCGAGGAGTTGCCCGACGAGCACGTCGATCGCCGGCCCGTTCTCGGCGTGCATCATCGTCATGAGCCCGGTCTCCGCCGACTTCTGCATCGCCCGGAGGATCTGCGCGTCGTCGGAGTAGAACACTCCCGGGTAGGCCATGAAGAGCTTGAAGCTCGACACGCCCTCGGCGAGCAGCCCGTCCATGGCCTGAAGCGAGTCCGAGTTGAGGTCGCCGATGATCTGGTGGAAGCCGTAGTCGATGGCGCAGTTGCCCGCGGCCTTGTCGTGCCAGGTCGCGAGGCCGTCGAAGACACGCTGCCCGTAGCTCTGCACCGCGAAGTCGACGATCGTCGTCGTGCCGCCCCACGCGGCCGCGCGGGTGCCGGTCTCGAAGGTGTCTGAGGCCGCGGTGCCGCCGAACGGCAGCTCCATGTGGGTGTGCGCGTCGATGCCGCCGGGGATCACGTACTTCCCGGTCGCGTCGATCACCGTGTCCGCGGATGCCGCGACGTCGAACCCGAAAATGGCGGAGCCGGGGGCGAGCACCGCGACGATCTTCTCGCCGTCGATGAGGACATCCGCTTGCGACCGGCCCGTCGAGCTGACCACAGTGCCGCCCCGGATCAGGGTGCGCCCCACCCGGGCGCTCATGCGCGGGCGATCGGGTCGTAGGAGTCCGGCCTGCGGTCGCGGTAGAACTGCCAGGAGTTGCGGGTCTCGCGGATGAGGCCCAGGTCGAGGTCGCGGATCACGATCTCGTCGGTGTCGGTCGAGGCGATGGCGCCGACGTAGTTGCCGCGCGGGTCGACGAAGTAGGAGCTGCCGTAGAAGGTGACGGCCTCGTCGCCGAATTCCTCGGTTTCGGTGCCGATCCGGTTGTTGGCGCCGATGAAGTACTGGTTGGCGACCGCCGCGGCCGGCTGTTCGAGTTCCCAGAGCCGGTTGGACAGGCCGGGCTTGGTGGCCGAGGGGTTGAAGACGATTTCGGCGCCGTTCAGGCCGAGGATGCGCCAGCCCTCCGGGAAGTGCCGGTCGTAGCAGATGTAGACGCCGATCTTACCGACCGCGGTGTCGAAGACCGGGTAGTCGAGGTTGCCGGGGCGGAAGTAGAACTTCTCCCAGAACTGCGGGAGGTGCGGGATGTGGTGCTTGCGGTACTTGCCGAGGTAGCTGCCGTCGGCGTCGATCACGGCCGCAGTGTTGTAGAGCACGCCGGCCTGCTCCTCCTCGTAGACCGGAAGCACGATCACGATGTGGTGCTCTGCGGCGAGCGCCTGGAACCGTTCGACGAGGGGGCCCGGAACGCTCGTCGCGTAGCCGTAGTACTGGGGGTCCTGGATGATGCCGAAGTAGGGGCCGTGGAAGAGCTCCTGGAAGCAGATCACCTGCGCTCCCTGCGCGGCCGCCGAGCGCACGAACCCCTCGTGCTTGGCGATCATCGACGCTTCGTCGCCGGTCCAGGTGGCCTGGGTGATCGCGGCTCTCACGATGTTCGCGCGCTCGCCGGCCGCATCCGCGCGGATCTTCGCGCTGGCCGGGGCATTGGATCCGTCGGACATGTCTGCCTCCACCAAGTCAGTACTGCGAGATACCTGAAACGTCCGCCGAAACGTCCGGGCGAGCTGAGTGCGTGTGGATCATCCTGTCGCCCAACAGGCCGGGAGGCAAGCACTCAGCGAAACCGTTATCCGGCGCTGGTACCATTCAAAACGTCCCGCCCGGCCACCGAAGGTCTCATGACACGTCTCCCGTTCTTCCGCGGGCCCCGCGCTTTTCGCGCCTGGCCGGCGTTCATTGCTGCCACGGCGGTCGCCGTCCTGCTCGGAGGCTGCGCGACCACGAGCCCGACTCCCGCGGGCGTAGCCCCGGATGCGGTCACGGCCAGCGCCACCCCGACGGCGAAGCCGGCCTATCCGCTCACGATCGAGAACTGCGGCGCGACGGTCACGGTCACGAAGGCCCCGAGCCGGATCGTGTCGATCAAGTCCTCGGCCACGGAACTTCTCCTCGCGCTCGGCCTCGGCGACAAGATCGTCGGAACCGCGTTCCTCGACGGTCCGCTCCCGCAGGCGCTCAGCTCGATCGGCACCAACCTCAAGGTCGTCAGCGACTTCCTGCCCAGCCAGGAGGCCGTGCTCGCCCTGAACCCTGATTTCATCTTCGGCGGGTGGGAGTCCAACTTCGCCACTGACGGTGTCGGCACCCGCGACACCCTCGCCGCGGTCGGCATCGGCAGCTACGTCTCGCCGTCGGCCTGCAAGGGCGCCGACCAGCCCAACCCGCTCACCTTCGACACCGTCTTCGGGGAGATCACCCAGGCCGGCGCCGTTTTCGGGGCCCCAGAGGCAGCCGCACGGCTCGTCGCCACCCAGCGCAAGGAGCTCACGACGCTCTCCCCCGCGACGACGAAGACCTCGGCGCTCTGGTATTCGAGCGGCGTCGACAGCCCGTACGTCGGTGCCGGGATCGGTGCGCCGCAGATGATCATGGATGCCGCCGGACTCACGAACGTCTTCGCGAGCGTGAAGGACACCTGGACCTCCGTCGGCTGGGAATCCGTCGTCGCTGCCGATCCGAGCGTGATCGTGCTCGTCGACGCGACCTGGAACACGGCAGAGTCGAAGATCAAGACCCTCGAGACCAACCCCGCGACGAAGAACCTCTCCGCGGTGAAGAACAAGCGGTACATCACCCTCCCGTTCGCTTCGACGGAGGCCGGCATCCGCAACGTCGAGGCCGCGGCAACGACGATCGACCAACTGGCCGACCTCAACTCGCTGAGCAAGTAGTCGGTGACTGCGGGCACGGGCTCCGTGGCGGTACGGACCCGGCCGGCCGCATCCGCTCGCCGGAACGGTCGCTTCGGGCTGTGGCTCGCGCTCGCCCTGGCGGCGCTCGTGCTCGTCTCCGCGCTGGCCGTGACGATCGGGCCCGCTCCGGTGAGCCTGGCGGATGTCGCGGGCAGCCTCGCGGCGCACCTCGGCTTCCCGCACTCCGGCACGGTGCCCGTCCTCACTGACGCGATCGTCTGGCAGCTGCGGCTCCCGCGGGTGCTGACCGCGGCGTTCGTCGGCGCGGGCCTCGCCCTGAGCGGCGCGGTCATGCAGAGCGTGACCCGCAACCCGCTCGCAGACCCGTACCTGCTCGGGCTGTCCTCCGGGGCGTCGCTCGGCGCGGTCTGCGTCGTGATTCTCGGCGTCGGGGTCGCACTCCCGCTCGCCGCCTTCGCCGGCGCACTCGCCGCGCTCATCGCGACGCTCTCCATCGCCAGGGTCGGCGGAACGATCACGCCCGGCCGGGCCGTGCTGGCCGGCCTCGCGATCGCCCAGCTCGGCGCGGCGGGCACCTCCTTCGTGATCTTCTGGTCGGCCAAGGGCGACTCCTACCGGGAGATCCTGAACTGGCTGCTCGGCTCCCTCGCCGGCAGTTCCTGGGCCACGGTCCTCATCGCAGGGAGCGCACTCCTCCTCGCCGGCACCGGGCTCGTGCTCGCCGCGAGCCGGCTGGACGCCTTCGCCTTCGGCGACACCGCAGCGGCCGCGCTCGGAGTCGACGTCGACCGCACCCGGTGGGCGCTCCTCGGCACGGTGGCGCTGCTGACCGGGGCGATGGTCGCCGTGAGCGGTGCGATCGGGTTCGTCGGGCTGATCCTCCCGCACCTCGTGCGCGGGCTCAGCGGGCCGGGGCATCGCAGGCTGTTGCCGCTTGTCGCGGTATACGGCGCGGTGTTCCTCCTGATCGCGGACACCCTCGCCCGCACGGTCTTCGACCCGCGCGAGCTGCCGGTGGGGATCATCACCGCCCTGATCGGGGTTCCGGTGTTCATCGCGCTGATCAAGAGCCGGAAGTCCGTTTCATGGGTGTAGTCATCGAGCGGGTGTCGTTCCGCGTCGGCGGGCGCACGATCCTGAACGACGTCTCCGCGATCATTCCGACCGGCTCAGTGACGGGCCTGCTCGGCCCGAACGGCGCGGGAAAGTCCACACTGCTGCGCCTCATCGCGGGCCTGCACACCCCGACGAGCGGGCGGATCACCCTCGACGACGCACCCCTGGCGACCCTGGGCCGACGCGACACCGCCCGCCGGATCGCCCTCCTCGAGCAGCACGCGAGCCCCACGATCGATCTGCTCGTGCGCGAGGTCGTTCTCCTCGGTCGTATTCCGTACCGCACCGGAATCTTCGGCGGCTTCGACGGCGCCGAGGACCTGCGCATTGTCGCCGAATCGCTCGTCCAGGTCGGCGGCACCGACCTCGCCGACCGAAGCTGGGGCACCCTGAGCGGCGGCGAGCAGCAGCGGGTGCAGATCGCCCGCGCGCTCGCCCAGCGGCCGAGCCTGCTCCTGCTCGACGAGCCGACCAACCACCTCGACATCGGCGGCCAGCTCGGCCTGCTCGCTCAGGTGCGGGACCTCGGCCTCACCGCCGTCCTCGCCCTGCACGACCTCAACCTCGCCGCCGCATACTGCGACCAGATCCTGTTGCTCGCCGACGGCCGCCTGGTTGCCGCAGGCACCCCCGCCGAAGTCCTGGTTCCGCCGCTTATCGCCGCGGTCTACGGGGTGGACAGCTTCGTCGTCCCGCACCCCCGCGGCGGGCATCCGTCCCTGCTCTTCGCCCCCTCACCCCCCACCCCGCCCGTTCGCGAAAGCGGGTGAATCGTCGTTATGACCCATCGAAAACGACGATTCACCCGCTTTCGCGGCAGCAGGACGACAGCAGGAGGATAGGGACATGACGAAGATCACGGTACTGGCGGGCGGGATCGGCGGGGCCCGGTTCACTCGGGGGTTGCTGCACTATCTGGCGGCGAGCGATCCCTCCGCGCGGGTGACGGTCATCGTCAACACCGGTGACGACATGTGGCTCGACGGACTGCGGATCTGCCCCGACCTCGACACCGTGATGTACACCCTCGGCGGTGGCATCAACGAGGAGCAGGGCTGGGGCCGCCCGGACGAGTCCCGCCGCACCTCGGCCGAGATCGCGGCGTACGGGCGCGGCTGGTCCTGGTTCACGCTCGGCGACCTCGACCTCGCGACCCACATCGTGCGCAGCGACCTGCTGCGCTCCGGCTCCACCCTGAGCGAGGCCACCGCGTTCCTCTGCGAGCGCTGGCAGCCAGGCGCCCGCCTCCTGCCGATGAGCGACCAGCCCGTCGAGACCCATGCGCGCCTCGCAGCGGATGCCGACGAGCACCACGCCGGGGACCTGATCCATTTCGAAGAATGGTGGGTCCGGTATCGTGCGTCAGTGCCGGTCACCCAGTTCGTTCAGCGCGGACTCGACACGGCGGAGGCCGCGCCGGGCGTGCTGGAGGCGATCCTGGCGGCGGACCTCGTGATCCTGCCGCCGTCGAACCCCGTGGTCTCGATCGGCACGATCCTCGCGATCCCGGGCATCCGCGACGCCCTGCGGTCCACGCCGGCCCGCGTCGTCGGCGTCTCGCCGATCATCGCGGGAGCCGCCGTCCGCGGCATGGCCGACGCGTGCCTCCAGACCATCGGCGTCGCCACGACCGCTGCGGCCGTCGGGCTGCACTACGGCGCCCGGTCCACCGGCGGCATCCTCGACGGCTGGCTCGTGGACGAAACGGATACCGCGGCGCTGCCCGCTCTCGCGGCCGCCGGCATCCGCTCACTCGCGGTACCCCTCTGGATGCACGACCTGGACACGACGGCAGAAATTGCGGCAACATTGTTCCGGATCGCATCACCTGCGCGGGGGATACACTAAGTCAGGCTAATTATTCTTCAAGCTAACTAATTTGCCCCCGGTTCAGCGCTCGATTCCGGTCGGCCTACCGGAAGGACCCTACTGTCATGCCCGCACATCTCGACTCCGCGTTGCACGGCGGCTCGATCACCGCCGTCGTCGGAACTGTCCCCGGCATGCCGGCATACGTCCCCGCGCTCATCGTTGGCGCCATCATCGTCGCGGCCGCCGTCGCGATCGTTCTGATCGTCGTGCGGCACCGCTCGGCACGCCGCAGCGCAGCCAGCGCCTCCACTGCGTCCGGCGCGACCAACACGACTGACGCGTCCGGCGCGGCCTCGAATGCCACGGGTACCCCGGGCCACCCGGCCAGCGCGGCCCCGACCACCGTCGGGAACGCCCCCGGCAGCACCCGGACGACCGCACCCGGCTCCGATGCCGCCCGCGCTCCCGCTTCGGCCGCAACGCCGGGCGCATCCGCTCTCGCCTCAGCCGCCGCATCCGCCCCGGCGCCGTCCCTGGTGCACGCGAGGCATGAGCCCGTGGTCATCAGCACGCCGCACCCCAAGCGAAAACTCGCCACGATGACGATGCCGCTCACCACGGCGATCCCGATCCTGCCGACCACCTCAACCGGCTCGGTGTCGACCGGCCGGAAGACCGTGCTCGACTACATCGACGAGCGCACCATCGTGCTCGACGTCGACGAGACCGACCGGGACCGGATGATCCGCACCCTCGCCGGCATGATGAGCACGACCGGGCGGATCACCGACGTGGGGCGCGTCGCCCAGGCCGCCTTTCGACGGGAGACCCACGGCACTACGAGCATGGGCAACGGCATCGCGATCGCGCACGCCAAGTGCGACGCCGTCCTCGCCCCGGTGCTCGCTTTCGCGCGCAGCAAGCACGGCATCGACTGGAACTCAGCGGACGGCGAGAAGGCGACCCTGATCTTCATGATCGCCGTACCCAAGGCCTCGGCGGGAACCGAACACCTCCGGGTGCTGTCCCAGCTCTCGCGCTGCCTCGCGAAGCCGGCGTTCCGCGCCGCGATCCAGTCCGCGCAGACCCCTGCCGCCGTGCTCGAGGCCCTCGCGATCAGCGCCAACCTCAAGAAGCCCGAGCAGCCCCAGCCCTAGCCCGGTCGACGCCCCAGCACCGGTGGGCGCGGCTCAGGCGCGGGCGCGGCTCAGGCGCGGGCGCGGATGCGGGGGGCCAAGTCGCGCTCGAAGGCCGTGAGGAACCGCTCCTGGTCGTGGCCGGGGGCGTGGAAGACGAGGTGGTTGAAGCCGGCGTCGATGTACTCGCCGATCGCCGCGACCGTCTCGTCGGGGTCCGAACCGACGATCCAGCGCTTGGCGACCTGCTCGATCGGCAGTGCATCCGCGGCCGCCTCCATCTCCGACGGGTCGGTGATGTCGTGCTTCTGCTCTGGCGTGAGCGACAACGGGGCCCAGAACCGGGTGTTCTCGAGCGCGAGCGCCGGGTCGGTGTCGTAGGACAGCTTGATCTCGATCATCCGGTCGATCGTGGCCGCATCCCGCCCGGCCTTCTCCGCGCCGGCCGCGACCGCCGGCAGCAGCTTCTCGGTGTAGAGCTCCATCCCCTTGCCCGAGGTGCAGATGAAGCCGTCCCCCGACCGTCCCGCATAGCCCGCCACAAGGGGTCCGCCCGCGGCGATGTAGACCGGGATGCCGCCCTCCGGCCGGTCGTAGATGCTCGCGTCGTGGGTACTGTAGTACTCGCCCTCGAAACTCACCTTGTCCTCTGACCAGAGCGCGCGCATCAGCGCGATCGACTCGCGCAACCGGGCGTAGCGTTCCTTGAACTCGGGCCAATCCTGGGCGCCTGCGCCGCGGAACCCGGTCGCGATCTCGTTGAGGGCTTCGCCGGTTCCGACGCCGAGCATGATCCGCCCCGGGTAGAGGCAGCCGAGTGTCGCGAAGGCCTGGGCGATCACGGCGGGGTTGTACCGGAATGTCGGCGTCATCACCGAGGTGCCGATCTGCACCCGCGTCGTGCGCTCCCCGACGGCCGCCATCCAGGCCAGCGAGAACGGGGCATGGCCGCCGGTGTGCCGCCAGGGCTGGAAGTGGTCGCTCACCGCGA
This genomic window contains:
- a CDS encoding putative F420-0 ABC transporter permease subunit; the protein is MWLALALAALVLVSALAVTIGPAPVSLADVAGSLAAHLGFPHSGTVPVLTDAIVWQLRLPRVLTAAFVGAGLALSGAVMQSVTRNPLADPYLLGLSSGASLGAVCVVILGVGVALPLAAFAGALAALIATLSIARVGGTITPGRAVLAGLAIAQLGAAGTSFVIFWSAKGDSYREILNWLLGSLAGSSWATVLIAGSALLLAGTGLVLAASRLDAFAFGDTAAAALGVDVDRTRWALLGTVALLTGAMVAVSGAIGFVGLILPHLVRGLSGPGHRRLLPLVAVYGAVFLLIADTLARTVFDPRELPVGIITALIGVPVFIALIKSRKSVSWV
- the fgd gene encoding glucose-6-phosphate dehydrogenase (coenzyme-F420), with the translated sequence MLPLKLGYKASAEQFAPRELVEIAVAAERHGFESVAVSDHFQPWRHTGGHAPFSLAWMAAVGERTTRVQIGTSVMTPTFRYNPAVIAQAFATLGCLYPGRIMLGVGTGEALNEIATGFRGAGAQDWPEFKERYARLRESIALMRALWSEDKVSFEGEYYSTHDASIYDRPEGGIPVYIAAGGPLVAGYAGRSGDGFICTSGKGMELYTEKLLPAVAAGAEKAGRDAATIDRMIEIKLSYDTDPALALENTRFWAPLSLTPEQKHDITDPSEMEAAADALPIEQVAKRWIVGSDPDETVAAIGEYIDAGFNHLVFHAPGHDQERFLTAFERDLAPRIRARA
- a CDS encoding putative F420-0 ABC transporter substrate-binding protein, with the translated sequence MTRLPFFRGPRAFRAWPAFIAATAVAVLLGGCATTSPTPAGVAPDAVTASATPTAKPAYPLTIENCGATVTVTKAPSRIVSIKSSATELLLALGLGDKIVGTAFLDGPLPQALSSIGTNLKVVSDFLPSQEAVLALNPDFIFGGWESNFATDGVGTRDTLAAVGIGSYVSPSACKGADQPNPLTFDTVFGEITQAGAVFGAPEAAARLVATQRKELTTLSPATTKTSALWYSSGVDSPYVGAGIGAPQMIMDAAGLTNVFASVKDTWTSVGWESVVAADPSVIVLVDATWNTAESKIKTLETNPATKNLSAVKNKRYITLPFASTEAGIRNVEAAATTIDQLADLNSLSK
- a CDS encoding ABC transporter ATP-binding protein — encoded protein: MGVVIERVSFRVGGRTILNDVSAIIPTGSVTGLLGPNGAGKSTLLRLIAGLHTPTSGRITLDDAPLATLGRRDTARRIALLEQHASPTIDLLVREVVLLGRIPYRTGIFGGFDGAEDLRIVAESLVQVGGTDLADRSWGTLSGGEQQRVQIARALAQRPSLLLLDEPTNHLDIGGQLGLLAQVRDLGLTAVLALHDLNLAAAYCDQILLLADGRLVAAGTPAEVLVPPLIAAVYGVDSFVVPHPRGGHPSLLFAPSPPTPPVRESG
- the hydA gene encoding dihydropyrimidinase; its protein translation is MGRTLIRGGTVVSSTGRSQADVLIDGEKIVAVLAPGSAIFGFDVAASADTVIDATGKYVIPGGIDAHTHMELPFGGTAASDTFETGTRAAAWGGTTTIVDFAVQSYGQRVFDGLATWHDKAAGNCAIDYGFHQIIGDLNSDSLQAMDGLLAEGVSSFKLFMAYPGVFYSDDAQILRAMQKSAETGLMTMMHAENGPAIDVLVGQLLAEGKTDPYYHGIARAWQLEEEATHRAIMLADLTGAPLYVVHVSAKQAVAQLAAARSRGKNVFGETCPQYLYLSLEENLGAPGFEGAKWVCSTPLRSRADGHQEELWQSLRTNELQLVSTDHCPFCMKGQKDLGLGDFSKIPNGIGSVEHRLDLLYQGVVEGRITLERWVELTSTTPARMFGLYGTKGVIQPGADADVVVYDPAGHTSIGVGVDGNGAPTGRTHHMNMDHSAWEGYEIDGHVDTVLSRGKVIVDGNSYLGAKGDGRYLPRGLSQYLT
- a CDS encoding fructose PTS transporter subunit IIA, which codes for MPAHLDSALHGGSITAVVGTVPGMPAYVPALIVGAIIVAAAVAIVLIVVRHRSARRSAASASTASGATNTTDASGAASNATGTPGHPASAAPTTVGNAPGSTRTTAPGSDAARAPASAATPGASALASAAASAPAPSLVHARHEPVVISTPHPKRKLATMTMPLTTAIPILPTTSTGSVSTGRKTVLDYIDERTIVLDVDETDRDRMIRTLAGMMSTTGRITDVGRVAQAAFRRETHGTTSMGNGIAIAHAKCDAVLAPVLAFARSKHGIDWNSADGEKATLIFMIAVPKASAGTEHLRVLSQLSRCLAKPAFRAAIQSAQTPAAVLEALAISANLKKPEQPQP
- a CDS encoding nitrilase-related carbon-nitrogen hydrolase; its protein translation is MSDGSNAPASAKIRADAAGERANIVRAAITQATWTGDEASMIAKHEGFVRSAAAQGAQVICFQELFHGPYFGIIQDPQYYGYATSVPGPLVERFQALAAEHHIVIVLPVYEEEQAGVLYNTAAVIDADGSYLGKYRKHHIPHLPQFWEKFYFRPGNLDYPVFDTAVGKIGVYICYDRHFPEGWRILGLNGAEIVFNPSATKPGLSNRLWELEQPAAAVANQYFIGANNRIGTETEEFGDEAVTFYGSSYFVDPRGNYVGAIASTDTDEIVIRDLDLGLIRETRNSWQFYRDRRPDSYDPIARA
- the cofD gene encoding 2-phospho-L-lactate transferase, translating into MTKITVLAGGIGGARFTRGLLHYLAASDPSARVTVIVNTGDDMWLDGLRICPDLDTVMYTLGGGINEEQGWGRPDESRRTSAEIAAYGRGWSWFTLGDLDLATHIVRSDLLRSGSTLSEATAFLCERWQPGARLLPMSDQPVETHARLAADADEHHAGDLIHFEEWWVRYRASVPVTQFVQRGLDTAEAAPGVLEAILAADLVILPPSNPVVSIGTILAIPGIRDALRSTPARVVGVSPIIAGAAVRGMADACLQTIGVATTAAAVGLHYGARSTGGILDGWLVDETDTAALPALAAAGIRSLAVPLWMHDLDTTAEIAATLFRIASPARGIH